The genome window CCTTTTGCAGGCGCGCAATCAGCTTTTGCGCCAGGTTCTCTTCCGACTCCGACCACAAAAGCCGTGCGCTGATGCTGCAGTTTTTCTCGATGGCGATGCTGTAGGCCACGAGTTTGGCGATATTTTCTTTGACGCGCTCCTGGCCGATTTCCGTCAGCTCGACTTCGTCAAAGAGAAGATCGGAATCCAGGCCAAAATCAATCTGCACGTGTCCATTCTCGTTGTGGGTGCCATCGTCAAAATTAAGCCCATGAACAAGAAATTTCACCTTATGCGGTTGCAGGACCCAGGAATCATATTCCTCCCCTGGCGACCACAGGTCCCAGGCTGCTTCAAAGATGTATCCGTTATCGTCATGCAGAAATTCGCTTGCCAGGGCGACCGCTTGTTGAGGTGTCACCTGGAAGTCAAAAGTCTCCTGGCTGATTATGGGCTCATTCCAACTCACACTCTGCACTGCGAAGTAGCCAATGCCAGGGTGCTTGCGGGAAAACGGAAACTGCCGCAGAACACACTCCACGCGCGGCATCATCTCCGCTTCGTTGAAGCTGGGCCACCAGAGGTTTAAATAAAGCGAATCGGGCATGCTGTTTCAATTGTAATTCTGCGCACGCTTTTGGCGGAGGGTGTGAGAAAGGTGTATCATGCTCCCCAATGCCTACTCGATTGAAAAAACAGGGAACCACAGCCATCCTTACAGTCGAAGGCAAGCTCGCTTTGGGCGACAACCTTGATGAGTTTCGCGCTCAGTGGAGCGACGCCATCGCCATGGGTATCCGCGATTTGGTGGTGAACCTGGAGAAGGTCCCCATGGTGGATTCTTCCGGAATCGGCAGCCTCATTCGCTGTCACTCCGGCATTACTGCGGTTGGCGGCCGGTTGAAGCTAGTAGGCGCGGGCGACATGGTGCGCCAATCCTTCCGTATCATGCGCCTGGATCGCGTCTTTGAATTCTATGAAAATGAGGCCAGCGCTCTGGCTTCTTTCACTGCCTCGGTTTAACGCTCACTTTTTGTCCACTGTGCAACGATTTGTTACAATCAATATTTGCTGGTTCGGTTTTGCCGGCTCCCGCCTGCGGAATTCTCAGCGCAGACCAACAGCGTCCCCGTCGTCTAGCCCGGCCTAGGACATCGCCCTTTCACGGCGGTAACACGGGTTCAAATCCCGTCGGGGACGCCAAGCCTTTTCAAGCAGTTACGCCCGATTCCCCTCCGGGAGCGTGGTACACCCACCTTGCGAGATGGAAAGATCGTGAAATACGTGCAATGCGCCGACACGAAAAAAGTCTGGGATGCGATGGACGGCGCTTGACCATGAAAATGCTCCAGCTACTTCTTCAAGAGTTCGTCCAGATCAGCCTGAAACTTCTCGAAGGGATAGGTGCCAACAATTGACTTCTCGATTTTCATGACGCTGCCGCCGTCACTGAAGGTTCCGAGCAAAAAAGTCGGGGTGCCGTTGATGTTCATCCGCTGGGCGCTCTTCACGTTCGTATCGATGAGTTCGTTGTAACGGCTGCTATTGATGCATTCGTTAAATTTGCTCGTGTCGAGTCCCAGTTTAGCGGCGCGGTCAGAGATATCTGGCGGCCGCATGGCCCGCTGGTCGGCAAAAAGGCTGTTGTGCATCTCCCAGAACTTGCCCTGCTCGCCAGCGCAGTGAGCTGCAACCGCCGCCAACTGTGACCACGGATGAATGCTGGCGAGCGGCATATCCAGGTAGATGAAACGGACCTTGCCGGTATCAACGTAGTCAGAGACGATCCTGGGGTAGGCCTCCGAGGTAAACCTGCCACAGAATGGACATTGGAAGTCGGTCAATTCGATGATGCCTACCCGCGCATTGGCCTTGCCCAGCACGGGGTCTTTCTCGACGTTGATCGTCTCGGGCAGTTGCAAAGCTTCAGGATTAGCGGCAGCGTTGGGCTTTTCAAGCATCTTTTTTATCTCGCCAAGCTGATCGAGTATCTGCTGTTGTTTGGTGGTAAGGGCCTGCATATCGCCTTTGAGCGATGCGACATCGTTCTGCAGCTTCTTGATATCTTCCGCCTTCTGGGCATGGACCGGGCCACAACACAAGGCCAGGACAACGGCAAAGGCAGCCATGCTCAGCGATAACTTCAAAGAAAGGATCATTGGGTTCCTATGGTCTCCGGACGAGTTGCTTCGTCAGTTTCTTTTCAGGGTAACGAGCTGAGTGACTCCTTCGAGTGGGCAGCTTGGTGCTGCCCACCCGCAAGGTTGCCTCTTCTGTTTCAGTTGATCTGCCAGGCTTGATTGGTGCCGCCGGTACACTGCCAAATCTGGAGCTGGGTCCCGGGGGTTGTCGTCCAACCAGGAGAATCCAGACACTTTCCAGGTGCATTTGCCGGTTGCAGCGTGAAGAAACTGCCCGATGGCACTACATGCCACGCCTGATTCGTTTGGCCGTTGCAGGGCGACAGATCGACTTTCGTGCCATTGGTGGTGCCTCGCCCGGCGACATCGAGGCAGAAGGCTCCGAACGAGACCGCAATGTTGTAATCGCCGGCGGGGCTGACGCCGTTGTTCGAGAAGTTCCAGTTTTGCGCACCGGTGCCATTGACCGTGTAGACATCAACCTTGTTGCCGGTGGCAGTGCTGGCAGCCCAATCATCGACAGCGAGGTTGAGGTCATAGGACGCCTTAACGACGTGCATGCCATTCAGGCTCCCGCCACCTCCACCACCACCACCGCCGCCACCACTTCCCGATCCGCCGGGACAAAAGGTGATGGTGTAATTCGATCCGGTTGCGCAGGTATGCAGTCCGACAGGGTCATCGTATGCATAGGCATATTCGTTGGGACAAAAGTTGTGTATGTTGTTCACATATGCCTGATCGTTGGCGGGCCACTGCGAGACCACGCAGGTTGCCCGTGTGCCAAAAGCGTTGCGGCAGCAGAATTGATCGGTGTTGAATGCGCTACAAGGGCTGAGACAATAGTCGCCGTTCTTGAGCCCCGCGGGACAGTTGGAGATTACGGCGCTGTTACATGCACTCGGCGACACGCAACTGCCGTTAGAAATCTGGACACCAATGGGGTTGTCGATGCCATCGACGTAGCTGACGTCGTACCAGTCTGTCCCTGATGCATTGAGATTAAATTCCGCGAGCGAGGTCCCCGCCTGGCCGGTAGTGCCTGCGCACTGCAGGCCGGTGCCGCCGCACTGTCCGGTGGCGCACAGCGCAGGGTTGGCGGCATTACATCCAATGCGACCCCAAATGCGGCCATTAAACTTGTTACCCGGAGCAAAGCTTACGGAGGCGCCGGGAGCCATCGACCATCCGCCGTTCTGGTAAACCGGCGGATAGATACCCGGATAGACGGTGTAACTGCACTTGTTGACGACGGTAAACGTCTGCGCGCCGGCGCCCAGGCAGAAACCTAAAGCGATCACGGCTATGATTAGAAAAGAAAAAACGGCGGGTGGTGTGAGGATACACCCGTCAAACTGCTTTTTCATACGTTTCCTCCT of Terriglobales bacterium contains these proteins:
- a CDS encoding thioredoxin domain-containing protein, with translation MILSLKLSLSMAAFAVVLALCCGPVHAQKAEDIKKLQNDVASLKGDMQALTTKQQQILDQLGEIKKMLEKPNAAANPEALQLPETINVEKDPVLGKANARVGIIELTDFQCPFCGRFTSEAYPRIVSDYVDTGKVRFIYLDMPLASIHPWSQLAAVAAHCAGEQGKFWEMHNSLFADQRAMRPPDISDRAAKLGLDTSKFNECINSSRYNELIDTNVKSAQRMNINGTPTFLLGTFSDGGSVMKIEKSIVGTYPFEKFQADLDELLKK
- a CDS encoding STAS domain-containing protein, with translation MPTRLKKQGTTAILTVEGKLALGDNLDEFRAQWSDAIAMGIRDLVVNLEKVPMVDSSGIGSLIRCHSGITAVGGRLKLVGAGDMVRQSFRIMRLDRVFEFYENEASALASFTASV
- a CDS encoding thaumatin family protein, translated to MKKQFDGCILTPPAVFSFLIIAVIALGFCLGAGAQTFTVVNKCSYTVYPGIYPPVYQNGGWSMAPGASVSFAPGNKFNGRIWGRIGCNAANPALCATGQCGGTGLQCAGTTGQAGTSLAEFNLNASGTDWYDVSYVDGIDNPIGVQISNGSCVSPSACNSAVISNCPAGLKNGDYCLSPCSAFNTDQFCCRNAFGTRATCVVSQWPANDQAYVNNIHNFCPNEYAYAYDDPVGLHTCATGSNYTITFCPGGSGSGGGGGGGGGGGSLNGMHVVKASYDLNLAVDDWAASTATGNKVDVYTVNGTGAQNWNFSNNGVSPAGDYNIAVSFGAFCLDVAGRGTTNGTKVDLSPCNGQTNQAWHVVPSGSFFTLQPANAPGKCLDSPGWTTTPGTQLQIWQCTGGTNQAWQIN